The genomic interval ATATTCTCAATCTGTAAATTTTATTGATATTACTAAATATAAGTCATTAATAACTGCTAAACTTGAAGCGATATCAGAAAAATACACAATCGGGACTCTTTTTCGCATGTTTATGCCCGATGAGCTGCCGGACTTGGACAAAGTGATTTATCTTGATGTTGATTTGCTTGTGAGTCTTGATATTCGCGAACTCTGGGATATTGACCTCGAAAATAAATCAATTGCGGGAGTTCTTGATAACAGCCTTCTTAAATTAAAGCCGTTCCCCTTTTCGTGGCGCGCTAACATGATAAAGTTCATAAATTGCAGAATGGACTCATATATAAATGCCGGCGTTGTAGTTATGAATTTGCGCAAAATTCGTGAAGCAGGCAGCTTTATTGACACGTCTATAAACTGGTTCAAACGTTACGGCCAATTTGCATATACTCCTGATCAAGACGCTATAAATTCTATTTTTTCCGAAGATATTAAGTACATAGACAGCAAATTTAATACTTCTGATTTAAATATAGAAATGAAGGACTGTATTTTCCATGCGTGTACAAAAGGTTTGCATCCGTGGGACTCTTTTAGAAATAGAAAGCATGATATTTTTTTCTGGGCTATGTATCGTAAAAGCGCGTGGGGTGAAGATCTCAGCATTCAAGAATTTGTGCAGACTATAGGGAATATAGTTACTAAGACTGAATTTTTCCATCTTCATGGTAAACAGTGTCTCAAGCGCATAATCAAAGCAATGTATAATAGAATTTGCAGACTCAAAGAACCGTTTAAAGCAATTCATGTATTATTAATCGGAATATTTCACCGCAAATAAATTTTTTGTAATTCTTGCGAGAAAACTTAATTTTGACGGCTATTATATAATTACTGCAATAAATTTATTTATGTATAAGGGAGAAAAATTTTTACATGACTATAAAGAAATTTGCAGCAATTTTTTTATTTATATTTTGCCTAGTTCCTGAATCCCACGCAGCAACTAATAATCTTCAGGATTTATTCTGGCAGCACTCATGGCAGGAAATGGAGTCAGCCTTTCAAGCCTTACCGCAAAAAACTCCCCGCGATTATTCATTAATGGCAAATGCTTATAGATTCCAGTCAAAGTGGCGTGAGTGTGCAGCAATCCTTGAATCTCAATCCGGCAAATTCCCCGCGTCAATTAAACCCTATGCAGATATGACTCTGATTTTATGCTATGAGAATTCAGGCCAAAACGATAAAGCTATAAAGCTCGCAGAAAATTTATACAAGTCAGCACCGAATGATTTAAAATATTATGTTGCTTTATCACAATATAGAATTTACAGCGCGCGAAATGACTCAAGAAATACTCTTAACGCCTTAAATAAAATGTTAGCAAGTGCAGGCGATGACGATCAAAAAATTTACACGTTGACCCGCTTAATCTCACAGTCAAATAATAAACATTTCCGGGATCATGCTTTGAAACTCTTAGAATTACAGCCCGCAAATAAGAAAGCAGCAGAAATATTAATTAATTCCGGACGTTCTGACAATAATACAAAAATTGCGCTCGGTGTCTATTATCACTCAATCGGCAATAACAAAGCGGCTTTAATACGACTCAATACTGCAACAGGACGCAAAGCAATTTATTATCGAGCATGGGCAAATTCTAGGCTCAAGCAAAATAATAACGCATTGACTCTCTGGGGGAATCTCGCAATCAGCGGGAACTCTTACGCGGCCTCATCAGTTACCAGAATCGCAAATCTCGCAAAAGATAAAGGCATGATGGACAGCTGCCTAAATGTCCTAGAGAGAATCGCAAAAGAAAGACGCGGAGAAACTCAAGCAAGGGCGTTACAGGCAATTATAAATCTCACCGGCAAAAATAACCCTCAGAAAAAAGCAAGTTACGAGTCAAAAATTTTGCGTTCATTCCCCGGAACTAATTACGCATTCAAAGTTTTATGGGCACGAGCATGGGATTGTTTAGAGACCGGCCGTTATGTTGAAGCAGTAAAATTATTTCGTCAGGCAGATGCCCCCGGAGTAGGTTTTTACAAACGCGCTAGAATATTATATTGGCTGGGACATTCTCAAGCACTAGCAGGTCAGAAAAAAGAGTCCGAGAAAACTTTTTCACTCATAAAACGCAAATATCCGCTTACTATATATGGACTAATGCTCAAAGCTCCGATTAATATAATAAACGGGATAAATCCGAATTTAAGCATACAACCGTCTGAGCTTGAGAACTGGGGCTATATCTATAACGCATATTTAAGACTTTCACGCCCTAAAGCATCAACAAGGGAAT from Synergistaceae bacterium carries:
- a CDS encoding glycosyltransferase family 8 protein, with the translated sequence EQRAESREILLSPNNELERIHAAIAIYDPNGNYSSYAGALMVSIFEYTSNPVTIHIFHDDTLTQENKQKFLRTAQKYSQSVNFIDITKYKSLITAKLEAISEKYTIGTLFRMFMPDELPDLDKVIYLDVDLLVSLDIRELWDIDLENKSIAGVLDNSLLKLKPFPFSWRANMIKFINCRMDSYINAGVVVMNLRKIREAGSFIDTSINWFKRYGQFAYTPDQDAINSIFSEDIKYIDSKFNTSDLNIEMKDCIFHACTKGLHPWDSFRNRKHDIFFWAMYRKSAWGEDLSIQEFVQTIGNIVTKTEFFHLHGKQCLKRIIKAMYNRICRLKEPFKAIHVLLIGIFHRK
- a CDS encoding transglycosylase SLT domain-containing protein; translation: MTIKKFAAIFLFIFCLVPESHAATNNLQDLFWQHSWQEMESAFQALPQKTPRDYSLMANAYRFQSKWRECAAILESQSGKFPASIKPYADMTLILCYENSGQNDKAIKLAENLYKSAPNDLKYYVALSQYRIYSARNDSRNTLNALNKMLASAGDDDQKIYTLTRLISQSNNKHFRDHALKLLELQPANKKAAEILINSGRSDNNTKIALGVYYHSIGNNKAALIRLNTATGRKAIYYRAWANSRLKQNNNALTLWGNLAISGNSYAASSVTRIANLAKDKGMMDSCLNVLERIAKERRGETQARALQAIINLTGKNNPQKKASYESKILRSFPGTNYAFKVLWARAWDCLETGRYVEAVKLFRQADAPGVGFYKRARILYWLGHSQALAGQKKESEKTFSLIKRKYPLTIYGLMLKAPINIINGINPNLSIQPSELENWGYIYNAYLRLSRPKASTRELYRALILSRWLGLDESYSSARRLETLLTANTNLYRADLEALYPRPFKNLVDSASKQYGVENNFIWAIMRQESAFKPDARSWVGAAGLMQLMPATAKGEAKRAGLANYDLNNPGDNIKLGTSHLGWLGQSFSRKEWVMAAYNAGSGNARKWMKNGGDKLDLLNWIEAVKFDETCGYVQRVSANLEIYRMLYNAR